GCCTCGACGAGGACGGGGCGCGGCGGCTCCTCGACACCGCGCTGCACGGGTCCGGAGCCCTCACCGGAGAGGTGGCCCGGGTCCTGCCCGAGATCACCGAGCCCCGCCTTCGAGAGGGTGTCGAGGCGTTGGCGACCCGCGCCGCCGAATGCCTCCTCCAGACCCTCCGCACGCGGGACGCGCTCGGCCTCGACCACCCTGTCGAGCCGCCGACCTCCGTCCGTTCCGCTCCCGCGTTGCGTCCGGGACGCGAGGTCGAACGGCTGGTGGCCCTCCGCTCCCTCGACGCGACCCTGCGCGAGGCCGCCGCGTCCGGGCCCGCCCTGGAGAGCGCCCACCCGCTGGGCTCGATCGAGCTTCCCCGGGGCACCGGCGGGATCTGGTTCGCCTTCGGCGAGCTGGGCGCCAAGGCCCTCCAGGCGTCATGGCCGTGGACCCCGCAGGTCGAACGCACCCGGATCATCGACACGTTGCGCGCCTGGGGCAACGCGGCGTGGGGCGACGGCACGGGCCGCTGGCGCAAGCTGTCGTTCACCTCCCGTGGCGGCAGGCAGAAGCCCGCCGGCGAGCTGTGGCGCACGCCCAACGGGGCCCTGGTGGTGCTCAACTACCAGGACCATCCGCACAAAGAGGCGATCGCCCTCGAGTACTCGCCCGATGGCGTCTTCCGGCCGTTCCCCTTCCCGGGGTGGGCGGAGCGCAAGGCCCCGGTCGCGCAGGGCTGGGGTGGTACCGAGGCCATCACCCGGTTCCTGGACCTGCTCGCCGAGCGGGGTCCGGTCCCGTTCGCCGCCGCCGTCGCCCACGAGATCGCCGAACGCGCCGGTCTGCCCGTCCGTGAGGCGGCCTCCGCCTGCTTCGGCTACCCGTACGGCGGCCTGAGCGCCCTGGAGGGCACCGCCCCCGACATCGCCAAGATCTTCGCCGACACCGCCGACATCGAGGGCAAGGACAACAAGCCCCCGCGCTCGTACCGTCTCGACGCCGAGATGCGCCCGCTCCTCATGCCCGACGACCCCGAGACCCTCTGGACCGAGGGCATGGCCCTCGACCGCGCCGTCGACTGGTGGAACGCCCAGCCCGACACGTCGGAGGAGCAGCACACCTGACGCGGGCCGTGGAGACGGCGGGTGGCGTTGATGGGCGGCTTCCATGAGGTCGCCGGGCGAGTGCTGGAACGATCGGTCGGACCGGCCGGAGGAGCAGCACACCGCGACTCGCTCGCCCTGACCGCGAGGCGGAGAATGTGGGCGGGAGTGAGCACGGGCACGGGTGTACTGTGCGGAAGGTGACTGGTCAACCGACGCTGGACGCCATTCGGCGGGCCCCCAAGGTGTTGTTGCACGACCATCTCGACGGTGGGCTGCGGCCCGAGACGATCGTCGAGCTCGCTCGTGAGAGCGGATACGACGGGCTGCCCACGCGGGACGTGGAGGAGCTGCGGACCTGGTTCACGGCGGCCTCGGACTCCGGGTCGCTCGAACGGTATCTGGAGACGTTCCAGCACACCGTCGGCGTGATGCAGTCCGTCGAGGCGCTGCGGCGGGTGGCGTACGAATGCGCCGAGGACCTCGCCAAGGACGGGGTGGTCTACGCGGAGGTGCGGTACGCGCCCGAGCTGCACACCCGGACGGGGCTGTCGCTGCAGCAGGTCGTCGAGGCGGTGCTCGAAGGCTTCGCCGAGGGCGGCCGCGAACACGGCATCCGGGTCGGCGCGCTCGTCACCGCCATGCGCCACCAGGCCCGCAGCATGGAGATCGCCGAGCTGGCCGTCCGGTACCGCGACGCCGGGGTGGTGGGCTTCGACATCGCCGGGGCCGAGGCGGGCTATCCCCCACCCGGCACCTGGACGCGTTCGAGTACCTCCAGCGCGAGAACGCCCACTTCACCATCCACGCGGGCGAGGCGTTCGGGCTGCCGTCGATCTGGCAGGCGATCCAGTGGTGCGGCGCCGACCGGCTGGGGCACGGGGTGCGCATCGTCGACGACATCGGCGGGCGGGACACCGCCACCCCGGTGCTGGGCAGGCTGGCCGACTACGTGCGCGACAAGCGCATCCCGCTGGAGATGTGCCCGACGTCCAACGTGCAGACCGGGGCGGCGAAGTCCATCGCCGAGCACCCCATCGGGCTGCTGCGGCGGCTGAGCTTCCGGGTCACCGTCAACACCGACAACCGGCTGATGAGCGGCACCTCCCTCTCCGAGGAGTTCGCCAAGCTGGTCGAGGCGTTCGGGTACGACTGGGACGACCTCGCATGGTTCACGGTGAACGCCATGAAGTCGGCGTTCATCGGCTTCGACGAGCGGCTGGAGCTGATCAACGGCGTGATCAAGCCCGGCTTCGCCCAGCTCAAGTGGACCGGCTCCCGCCCGCTGAGCTGACCGGTGAGATCCACGGGTCACACGGGCGGTCCCGGCGCGCGGGGATCGCTCGTCCTGCGTTCCTCGGCCGGTCGGGTCGGCGCCTGGGTGTGGCTGGCGTTCGCCGCGTTCAACTTCGCCGACCTGGCGTGGCGCGGCCGCGACCTGGCCGCGCTGATCGCGGCGGCGGTGCTGCTGACCGGCTGCGGCGTGGCGTATGTGCTGGGCCTGCGCCCCCGCGTCGTCGCGGGCGCGGACGGTCTGGAGATCCGCAACCCGCTCCGCGACGTGCGCGTCCCCTGGCCCGCCGTCCGGAAGATCGAGGCCGCCGACGCCATCACGGTCCGGTTCTCGGGGGCCGGAGACACCGAGCGCACGGCCCGCGCGTGGGTCCTGCAGACCTCGCCCCGCGCCCGGGCCCGCGAGGAACGACAGATCCGGCGGCAGGCCCGCCATCTCCCGCCGGGCGTCGCGGGGCAGGTCGTCGAACGCTCCTCGCTGGGCCACGCCGTCGAGCAGCTCAACGCCCTCGCCGCTCGGCACCCCGAGACCTCCCGGGATCGGCCCTCGGAGGGCACCGTGACCTGGTCCGTGGTCGCCCTCATCGCGATCGCCCTTCCATCCGCGCTCCTGGTGATCCTCATCGCGGTGGCGGCGGCCCGCTGACCGCCGGCCGGTCACGCCGCCGGACGACATCGGCGTGGGAACGCGGGTCGTCGTCGCCCCCGTGCCGAAGCCCGGCCGGTCACCGCACGGCGTCGACCAGCGCCGGGACGAGGGAGGCGAGTGTCTCCTCGTCATGGGGGTCGCCGGGTTGGTACTCGGTGATGCCGAGACCGGCGACGGTGCGGCCGGCCGACAGATCCCGAACGGCCGTGAGCAGCGCCTCCGGAGTGACGCCCCCGGGCTCGGGAAAGCCGACCGACCCGAAGACGGTGGGATCCAGGACGTCCAAGTCGATGTGGACGTAGACGGAGGAGCCGTGGACGGACTCCGCCAACGCGTCCAGTTCGCCGGCGGGAACGTGCCGGATGCCGTGCGCTTCGACGAACTCGCGCTCACCCGGATCCAAAGCCCGAACCCCCGCCAGGACGACCTGCTCAGGGCGGATCGGGCGGCGGGGGAGCAGCCCGGGCGGGCCCTCGCCGAGCAGCGCGCGCAGAACCATCCCGTGGAAGGCGTGCGAGGGGGACGACTCGGGGGAGTTGAGGTCGCCGTGCGCGTCGAACCAGACCACCGTCAGCCGTTCGCCGTGGATCTCGGCGGCGCGTTCCACAGGGGCCAGTTCGACGCCGCAATCACCCCCGACGACGATCGTCTGAGAACCCCCCAGGGAGGCGCGAGCGGCGGCGAGGTTGGCGCTCAGCACGTCGAACGCCCGCACTCCGGCCGACTCCTCGCCGGCGTGCCCGAGCACCGGGACGCGGTGGTCGGCGCGAACGAACGCCGCAAGCCGCGCGGCGCCGTCCGCCAGCAGCCGAGCGCCGGGGGATGCCGAGCCCTGCCACTGTGGGATCTCCAACGCCGTCATCGGTCCGCCCTCCGTTCCTCCGGCCCGACGTCCACCGACCTCACGCGGAACGAGCGCCGAGCCTCTCGGCGCAGCCGTCACCCGCGCCGCCGGGGGTTCAGGATAGGCGGAGGGCCTTGGCGAGGTCGGTGCGGATGGCGTCCAATGAGGCGGTGGCGCGGGAACGAACGGCCGCGAGGTCGTCGTTCGCCGGGAGGACGACCTCCAGGTAGCACTTGAGCTTGGGCTCGGTGCCCGAGGGGCGGATGACGACGCGGGCCCTGCCGTCCGCGCCGGAGAGGTGCAGGCGCAGGCCGTCGGTGGGCGGGAGGGTGTCGGAGCCGAGGGCCAGGTCGTCCACGTGGGTGACGGTACGGCCGCCGAGGGCGGTGGGCGGTGACCGTCGTAGGCGGGCCATGGCGTCGGTGATCAGGGCGCGGTCCTCGACGCGGACGGACAGGGCGCCGGTGGCGTGTAGGCCGAAGCGGCGGGCCTGGTCGTCCAGCAGGTCGAGGAGGGTGCGGCCGTCGCGTTTCGCCTCGGCGGCGAGCGCGGCGACGGCGAGGGCGGCGCCGATGCCGTCCTTGTCGCGGACCGGGACGCCGTCGTCGCCGCCGACGCTGTAGCCCAGGGCCTCCTCGTACCCGAAGACCTGGCGGTCGCCGGGGGAGGTGCGCGCCTTCATGATCCACTTGAAGCCGGTGAGGGACTCGGCGAAGCGCACGCCGTACGCCTCGGCCACCCGCCCGAGCAGCGACGACGACACGATCGTGGTCACCGCCAGCCGGTCGTCGCCGTGGGTGTGCCGCAGGACGTGCTCGCCCAGCAGCCCGCCCACCTCGTCGCCGGTGAGCGTCCGCCAGCCCTCGGACGTGGGAACGGCCACGGCGCAGCGATCGGCGTCCGGGTCGTTCGCGATCACGAGGTCGGCGTCGCGCCGCGCCGCCAGGGCCAGGGCCAGGTCCATCGCCCCCGGCTCCTCCGGGTTGGGGAACGCCACCGTGGGGAAGTCCGGGTCGGGCTCGGCCTGTTCGGCGACCACGGCGGGCGCCGGGAACCCGGCCCGTTCGAAGGCCCGCAGGAACACGTCCAGGCCGACCCCGTGCATCGGCGTGTAGACCACGGACAGGTCACCGGGGCCGTCCACCGGAAGCCCGGCGAGCGCGTCGAGCGCCTCGAGGTAGGCGTCCACGATGCCGTCGTCGAGGACCGTCCAGTCACCGGGCCCGCCGAGCGGCAGCGCGTCGACCCGGCCGACCGCGTCGATCGCCGCCGAGATCTCGGCGTCCAGCGGCGCGAGGATCTGCGCCCCGTCGCCCCAGTAGACCTTGTACCCGTTGTCACGGGGCGGGTTGTGGCTCGCCGTCACCATCACCCCGGCGGCGGCCCCCAGATGCCGTACGGCGAACGCCAGCACGGGTGTCGGCAGCGGCCGGGGCATCACCCAGGCCCGCAGCCCCGCCCCGGTGACCACGGCGGCCGTGTCCAGCGCGAACCGCTCCGACCCGTGCCGCGCGTCGAACCCGATGACCACTCCGAGAGGCCGCCCCGCCCCACCGCTCGACCCGGCACCGCTCGTCCCGGAGTCGATCGCGCCAGAGCCGTTCGCGCCGGGGGCGGGGCTGTCAAAGGTCGGGGTTTCTGTCAGGAGGCGGGTGGTGAGGCCGGCGGCGGCACGGAGGACGGTGACGCGGTTCATGCGGTTGGGGCCCGCGCCCAGTTCGCCGCGCAGGCCCGCCGTGCCGAACTCCAGGCGGGTGGCGAACCGGTCGGCGAGGGCCGGCTCGTCGTCCGCGTCGAGCAGGGCGCGCAGCTCGGCCCTCGTGGCGGGGTCGGGGTCCTGGGTCAGCCAGTCCTCGGCGGCGGCGCGCAGCTCGTTCATCGGGCTCAGAGCTTGCCCGTCAGGGTGGCCAGCAGGTCGCCCATCCGGGCGGCGGACGCGCGGCCCGCCTCCAGGACCTCCTCGTGGTCGAGGGGGCGGTCGGACAGGCCCGCGGCGATGTTGGTCACCAGGGAGATGCCGAGCACCTCCGCGCCGCCCCGGCGGGCCGCGACGGCCTCCAGGACGGTGGACATCCCGACGAGGTCGGAGCCGAGGGTCTGCAGCATCCGGATCTCCGCCGGGGTCTCGTACGTCGGGCCCCGGAAGGCCGTGTAGACGCCCTCGGTCAGCGACGGGTCGATCTCGCGGGCCAGGGTGCGCAGACGCCGGGAGTACACCTCGGTGAGGTCGAGGAAGTCGGCGCCGGTCAGCGGGTTGGCGCCGGTCAGGTTGAGATGGTCGGAGATCAGCACCGGGTCGCCGACCTTCTGCCGCTCGGGGCGCAGACCCCCGGCGGCGTTGGTGAGGACGACGGTCTTCACGCCCGCGGCCAGCGCGGTGCGGACCCCGTGCACGACCGGGTCGACGCCGAGCCCCTCGTACAGATGGGTGCGGCCGAGGAAGACCAGGGCGCGGGCGCCTCCGAC
The DNA window shown above is from Thermomonospora umbrina and carries:
- a CDS encoding purine-nucleoside phosphorylase; the protein is MSNDAFDLARAAADELRSRSFDSFDVALVMGSGWVPAADALGEPAAELPVTELPGFAPPAVEGHAGKIRAVRVGGARALVFLGRTHLYEGLGVDPVVHGVRTALAAGVKTVVLTNAAGGLRPERQKVGDPVLISDHLNLTGANPLTGADFLDLTEVYSRRLRTLAREIDPSLTEGVYTAFRGPTYETPAEIRMLQTLGSDLVGMSTVLEAVAARRGGAEVLGISLVTNIAAGLSDRPLDHEEVLEAGRASAARMGDLLATLTGKL
- a CDS encoding PH domain-containing protein; translated protein: MRSTGHTGGPGARGSLVLRSSAGRVGAWVWLAFAAFNFADLAWRGRDLAALIAAAVLLTGCGVAYVLGLRPRVVAGADGLEIRNPLRDVRVPWPAVRKIEAADAITVRFSGAGDTERTARAWVLQTSPRARAREERQIRRQARHLPPGVAGQVVERSSLGHAVEQLNALAARHPETSRDRPSEGTVTWSVVALIAIALPSALLVILIAVAAAR
- a CDS encoding arginase family protein, translated to MTALEIPQWQGSASPGARLLADGAARLAAFVRADHRVPVLGHAGEESAGVRAFDVLSANLAAARASLGGSQTIVVGGDCGVELAPVERAAEIHGERLTVVWFDAHGDLNSPESSPSHAFHGMVLRALLGEGPPGLLPRRPIRPEQVVLAGVRALDPGEREFVEAHGIRHVPAGELDALAESVHGSSVYVHIDLDVLDPTVFGSVGFPEPGGVTPEALLTAVRDLSAGRTVAGLGITEYQPGDPHDEETLASLVPALVDAVR
- a CDS encoding phospho-sugar mutase, producing the protein MNELRAAAEDWLTQDPDPATRAELRALLDADDEPALADRFATRLEFGTAGLRGELGAGPNRMNRVTVLRAAAGLTTRLLTETPTFDSPAPGANGSGAIDSGTSGAGSSGGAGRPLGVVIGFDARHGSERFALDTAAVVTGAGLRAWVMPRPLPTPVLAFAVRHLGAAAGVMVTASHNPPRDNGYKVYWGDGAQILAPLDAEISAAIDAVGRVDALPLGGPGDWTVLDDGIVDAYLEALDALAGLPVDGPGDLSVVYTPMHGVGLDVFLRAFERAGFPAPAVVAEQAEPDPDFPTVAFPNPEEPGAMDLALALAARRDADLVIANDPDADRCAVAVPTSEGWRTLTGDEVGGLLGEHVLRHTHGDDRLAVTTIVSSSLLGRVAEAYGVRFAESLTGFKWIMKARTSPGDRQVFGYEEALGYSVGGDDGVPVRDKDGIGAALAVAALAAEAKRDGRTLLDLLDDQARRFGLHATGALSVRVEDRALITDAMARLRRSPPTALGGRTVTHVDDLALGSDTLPPTDGLRLHLSGADGRARVVIRPSGTEPKLKCYLEVVLPANDDLAAVRSRATASLDAIRTDLAKALRLS